The stretch of DNA AATGTGGATGTGAGAGCAAATAGTTTTTGATTCCCATGATTTCACCAATAATTCTACCTATTGGTTTGAGTGTTGTTTGTGCCAGAATCACTCCTCCTTTTTCAAGATATTCCGAAATAGCCCCATCTAACCATTCGTTGTAAACCATAGCTGCAGGTTTACCATCTATCTCGTAGATAGTTCTTCCTTCTGCTTTTGTGACTATCCCCTTTTTGGTGGTTGGTAGATATCCACTAAGGAATGCACCGTATATTTTCCTAGGGCTTTTGAAACCAATAAGGAGAACTCCTTCGTTTGTAACTTTGTCATTGTGGAAAACGAACCATTTGCCTGATATATTGTCATCAGCTGCACTACCTCCGTATATTCTAGTTTGACCTTGGAAAAACTCATCTACGCCTTCTACAATTTTTTCCTCAAACCCTGGTACAGCGTGCATTAATACAACATCTGGAGTGCCAATTTTATCAAATATTTCCTTAGATGCCTTTAGTGTTTCTGCTTTTGCATTTGTTGGTGAACAGTTGTAAACTACGGGTACTGCTTCTATGCCATCTTCAGAGTAAGAGGCTAGAAAATGTGTTCCTCTCATGAATCCATATGGAGTAAACACTCCTTGGAAAGAGCTACATCCGAAAACTTCTACTCTAGGGTCAATCTTTTTGACTCTATTGACAATGTCTTTAATATCAACATCAACGGTAGTA from Brevinematia bacterium encodes:
- a CDS encoding FIST N-terminal domain-containing protein, translated to MKYLSIDNIEMTFGAKWSLAYTTVDVDIKDIVNRVKKIDPRVEVFGCSSFQGVFTPYGFMRGTHFLASYSEDGIEAVPVVYNCSPTNAKAETLKASKEIFDKIGTPDVVLMHAVPGFEEKIVEGVDEFFQGQTRIYGGSAADDNISGKWFVFHNDKVTNEGVLLIGFKSPRKIYGAFLSGYLPTTKKGIVTKAEGRTIYEIDGKPAAMVYNEWLDGAISEYLEKGGVILAQTTLKPIGRIIGEIMGIKNYLLSHPHSVIPENKAMTLFTEFKEGDEIILMTGYRSALIDRAKQVVERALGMDKDRVTPLGAILIYCGGCVGAIIEDIQQVVESYKSILGKAPFIGAATFGEQGCFLLKENQRANKHGNLMADNIIFG